From the Macaca nemestrina isolate mMacNem1 chromosome 7, mMacNem.hap1, whole genome shotgun sequence genome, the window GCTTACCACTAGGCAAATGACTTCCTCCTACACATTACCAGCCTCACAGATTCATACTGTGGCAGAATTGAAAGTTTCTACATGATAGTAGAAATTGCAGtttttaaattcacaaatatCAAGGATCTCTGTTTGTACTTGTAGTTACAGTTACTAGAATCATTTCGTTTACATGAGAATAAATTTCATGCCCGTTATTTCTCACAAGattttttattggaaaaaaacTCCATTTTAAGTCTCAGGCcccaattttttttaacctccacccttaaaaaaaaaaaaaaagtctcactaTATGTTGCATATTACAGTTGATGTTATTAAGACTATATCCTAGGGAATAACTcgcattattttaaaacaaattttggcAGAATCTCCTTTAAcgtttaaaagatttttaaatgttgtggaagataattttgaattaataaattatttctggGATAAAAATTAGTGGTCCATCTCTACTACTGGTTAAATCTCCTTTATTCTAAAGAGCAGATGTATTTAAACAAATTGTAGGTCAGTTATTCAGGAAAAATTGATTTaacatttctgtatattttacattttactctaTTGTTTTTAGTCAGTGTTTCCTTCATGTATTTCTGAACATAATCAGTATAAGCTTTGTACCAGTGAaagtgttttaggtttttgtGGGTTTGCATTATTACTTCTGATTCAGAAATATTCAGCAGAAATACATTTGTTCTTTCTAATGGCTCTGTTTGCTTTAGAAATGAACTAATCATAAAAATGTGAGATAATAATAGTGGAAGGCTATTTCAGGGAACTTCTATTAAACCAttgttttcagttcatttttatgaaatgatTGGTCTAATGCATTATTTGTGTTTGGGCTGTTTTGTGGAATACAAGAAGAAATTTTAATAGTTACTAAGTACAAGGTGGTTTGTGTATGGTACGTGACTCAGCAAATACCTGTTATGCAGCTTGaatttgggggggggggtgtgcAGGTAGTTACTGGGTCATGTATTCTGTATGGAAACTATTATGTCGGTTTGCTGGTAGAGGAAGAATTGTTATCTTTCAAAATACGAATTATAGGCCCttgatatttctaaataatatttttgtttttttgtttttaaatatttcttagtaGTATTTGGTGGTTAATATTTCCCTTAAACTTAGATAACCTTTAATTTGCTTATATAGACAAGATTTATCTTAAATTGGATAATTGAGTATTCAACTTAAACACGGATCAACCTGGTGGGCTATCGTTAAATTCTGGAGACATAGTGGGCATTTCAGGCCCAAGTTGTAGAAATTACTTAGGTTTGTCAAGTGGCAACAAGTTTATTTTCTTGGAAAGCTATATACCTAGAGCCCAGACTAGACAATAGTTGAATTATTAACTTGGTTTAATAATTTTCCAAGTTTGTTGACTTCTCTGACACTAGCATTTCCAAAGCAgttatttttttaagcttttctAGATATGGGTAGTTCTAAAAATGTATAGGTTAGATTGAATATATGAATGGTTGGTACCCAAAGAAGattgaaaagaaagggaaaaaactaCCAAAATGTGTAGCTCTAGTGGGATACAGGAAAATACTTAAAGTACAGAATAGAAAACGAGAGAATGGCATAATTCTTTGTGGGAGGACAGGAGGAGAAAACTCTCCAGAACTCTCCAGGAAGTCAAGAATTTGTCCTGGATTTTAAGAAATTCATAATATAATCCCATGTATATCTTTATAACTTAAGTGTCACATGCTAACTTCATTTCAAAATGTTGAAATTAAAGTTTGcgactgtcacccaggctggagtgcaatggcgcaatctcagcttactgcaacctcaccttccaggttcaagccatcctcccaccttagcctcccaagtagctgggactacaggtgtgcaccaccacgctcagttaatttttgtattttttgtagagatggggtttcaccatattgccccagctggtctcaaactcctgagctcaagctatctgcctgcctgggcatcctaaagtcctgggattacaggtgtgagccactgtgcctggtgtggCTTTTCTTAAGAATTACAGAATttttgtattaatctgttcttaATACATGTTTCACCTAGAATATAATGCCAATATgtccctttttttctttgctaatatGACATCTTAGAAGAATTGTCAGCTATACTCCCAGTGAAGTCTTCTGATACAGTGTTCTTTATAGATATCTGTTGATttagtagaaattttaaaagttaagaattCTAAAAAGTAGACAGTTACACTTCTACCTCAAGGAAATGGGGATAAGGAAACAGTGGGAAAGGAAGCAGTAATGAAATAGCTATTTCATATGTTGTACAGCGTTGTTAATGTGGGTATTGTCTAAAAGTGTATAGGTTAGATCAAGTATAGGAAGGCTTGGTACCTTAAAGAAGATTGATGGGacgagaaggaaaaaaagagctaCAGTACCTGTGAGATTTACTTAGAACACCTTCTCTAGGGGAAAAAACCCAATGATATTGTTGTATTTAATGACTTAAAATAATTTAGTAGGTTGTTTAGGCTAGGTTGATCTTTCTTGTACCATTTTATAAAATGGGATTTAGCCTTACTAGattcttaaaattttgatatattctAAACAAAAAGTCTCATATACTATTAAAATATGCTAGAGATAAACAGatagtattatatatgtatgtggttttgatattttttctttgtttttttcagagtGCTGCTGCTACGGCTGCTACCTTAGCACTCCCTGCAGGTGTGACTCCTGTTCAGCAGATACTAACAAATTCAGGTAATTAGGAATGAtggaaccattttaaaatgtaattcagaaAATTGTACTATCTAGCCCTTAGGTTTTGTCTTCTTTGAAAGACGGAAAATACTAATATTTCTTTTACCATTTGGTTTAGgttattaaaataactttatttgaGGGCTGTAACACATACAACTGTAATCGTTGTTGAGGATACAGTAAAGAAGATGCAGATTGTACTTGAACCTTTGATCTGTGCATGATAACCCTCTTATTGAAGTATGATTATATAAAAATGCTTACTTAGTTTTTTATTAAACACATTTACCATGCCAAGTGAGTATTAAACTTATTTGAACTTGTGATATGAAAGTAATTCCTAGAGCATATTAAGAGCAAATTTATTGTATGCTATTATTATACATAGTATCTCTTCATTGACAAAAGACCAATGTCTAGCTCATGTGTTTTGGCATATTAGTActtgaaaaatttatttacatGGATTTTAAGTCCCCTGTCATCTTGATTATatagttcttatttattttctattctatgtatgtatgttatttttgttattgtaaattTGTGAAATTAGGGGCTTATCTTGCTACATGTTTAATAAGatgtaatttgctttttaatcAATTCAAGATTCTGGGTCATCTAAAGGAACATATTGAGGGAATTTGATTCTGTGTGAATTGTATGACGATAACTAGTTAGTGAACTTTTATTGCTTTTACCAATTTTGAAGCAAAGTTCTGTGGTACTTTGTTTGGTTCAAGATATTAAATGAGCTATTAAGCTTTTGttcctttaaaactttaaaaatgaacagcTCCTAAAGTGTCTGATCTTATTGCTCTTTCTTGACTCCTAAGGTTAGCAAAGATAATGTAAGCTTTAGTCAAGTCTCATAATCTGTTGTTAAAACCTTGTTGGAAATAGCTGAATGAggatgtaaatataaaaaataaaacattttaaggaaTGTATTTGAACATGGCGAGAAGTCAGAGAAGGGGAGGATTATGCATACTGTGTATGAATGATAGTCTTTAATAAAATTGTCAGTTTTCTTGATAATTTCTTGTGCCTTTGGTGGTATGAAAGTAAATATGAAttcatttcttttgagatggTCACTGCTAAAATGATAACTTGGAATGCATGCTTTTTGCTTTAGGCCAGCTTCTTCAGGTGGTCAGAGCAGCCAATGGTGCCCAATATATCTTTCAGCCTCAGCAGTCAGTGGTTCTACAACAACAGGTTATACCACAGATGCAGCCTGGTGGAGTACAAGCTCCTGTTATACAGCAGGTAAAATAATCTTCTATTATGATCAGTATGGGgttctgttttcttctgtatGTATTCCCTGGGTACTTTCCCTCTTCTTATATGCACAAAAGACTGTTCTTCAGTGCTATAGACCCAGTTGTTTCTAATTTCTCCTGTATACAGCTTAACTTAGATTCAACATGTATTAAACATGTATTAAAAAATTACTGTTATCTGTGCCCATCCTTCATCATCCCCTCAAAGGTGGCAGCACTCTCCTTCCAGCCTTCTACGCTGTTCATTCGGCCTTTATTCAATAAGCAGTTACTGAGTCTCGGGCTATTTATAAGGGTCATGAGATTTAGGAGTGAATGAGGCAGACATGACTCTAGTTTTATGGTGCTTACTCTGTTTTCTGGAACTGGGTGTGTAGAATCCTCCCTTTTCCTTACCTCTAATATCCAAGGTATCAAGCCCTACCAATTCTtgttaatagtttttcttttcttttcttttctttttttttttttttttttgagatggagtcttgctctttcacctaggctggagcgcagtggcgcaatcttggctcactgcaacatctgcctcctgggttcatgccattctcctgcctcagcctcccgagtagctgggactacaggtgcccaccaccacgcccggctaattttttgtatttttagtagagacggggtttcaccatgttagccaggatggtctcctgaccttgtgatctacccgccttggcctcccaaagtgctggaattacaggcgtgagccactgtacgcggcctttttttttctttaactgcaGTTTTGCCATGGTTGCAGTCCCTTAATATGTttgacactgttttttttttttctcagcctctcttttcatttccttagTTCATAGTGTCCATAATTTGTCAGTAAATGCTGTATTGTCTCCTTAATGGTTTCTCTGCCTCTCATCTTATGCCCTCCTATCCTGGCTGATTTatagccatctttttttttttttttgagacagagtctcgctctgtcgcgtaagctggagtgcagtggcacaatctcagctcactgcaacttccgcctcctgggttcaagcgattctcctgcttagcctcctgagtagctgggattataggcacgcactactgcgcccagctaaattttgtatttttaatagagacggactTTCGCCATGGTGGCTAGGCTGGccctgaactcctgacttcaggtgatctgcccgctttggcctcccaaagtgctgggattatgggcatgagccactgcgcctggcctgtcttTCTAAAAATCTTAAAACCTTTTAACAACTTTTCATTGCCTACTGAGAAAAGCCTAAACAACTCAACATGGTTTATAAGATCTTTTTGTGGATCTTGTTTCTTTGAAGTCTCCAGGTTTATTTCTTGCCGTACTCCCAGGTATTTTCTTTAGCTGCATTTACATCAAAATAAACACTTGGATCTACTTGTGTTATATTCTTGTGCTGTGAGCACTAAAATGAAAGAGGAATGGTTATTTTCTTGAGGAACTTATGTACtttatttgtttatgtgtctgtctcttttttaaatgtcagtaAAATAGTATGACGATAGAGACAAGATCAGATCAGTAATATTAATCCAGTTTATTTACATCTTTCCAAAATTATGTACTGCTTTCACTTCTGGGTTTCACTTGATGTTATGCGTCTCTTAAGAATGCCGTCTGGCAACTCCCTGCACTTCCcctaaacaaatagaaaaacctgGCTAATCTCCTTAAAGCAGCGGTCCCCCAgctttttgacaccagggactggttttgcgGAAGGCAGCTTTTCCACGTACTGGGCAGCAGGGATGGGTTCAGGATGAAATTTTAATTCAGACCATCAGGtgtaaggagtgcacaacctccatccttgcatgtgcagttcacagtagggttcctgctcctatgagaatcccatgctgccgctgatctgacaggaggcagagttcagATGGTAATGCTGGCTCatccaccactcacctcctgctgtgcagcccagtttcTAACAGGGGTTGGGGATCGCTGCTTTTAAGCACAAACAAACTCAAATATTATTTACTAATAATATAAGTAATATTTGATCATGCTTTGTCCCCGAAGTTGAATTTGGTACACTCTCTTGTGTTCCCATAACACTATGTCATATTTGTACTACGTCTTGTCTCTGTTTGAGTTGTTAGTGCTTTgtctattttacctttttttttttgtcttttgtgctGTTACACCATGTGTAAGCGTTTTAAAGGAAATTCTGTGTCTTATTTTTGCATTCCTTGAACCTAATGGCAAGTAACAAACATCAAACATCCAGTCCTCCTCTTTTATTGTAATACGTATAGTATGTATAGTTAATATTTGTTAGTGTATATTTTTTCAAGCTGTGGCTTACTTTAGAATCTTAGATGCAGAACCTGGAAAGGAACTTTAGAAATCTGATCTGGtggtttttagaaaaataattagcgTTTATCTCACACTGAATCAGAATATTAGTGGTATGACCAAGGTATCAGTACTTTTTAAGCTGCCAGGTGGTTCTTAtttgcagccagggttgagaaccattAATCCTAGTCTGACAGTGAAATGGCAGAGGCcaagagaagttaaatgacttgcttcTACTGTATTTATGTCTGACTTTAGACAAAAGTAGACccaggttggccaggcacggtggcttatgcctttaatcccagtactttgggaggcgggcggatcacgaggtcatgagtttgagaccagcctgaccaacatggtaaaaccccttctctactaaaaatacataattagctgggcatggtggcatgtacctgtagtcccagctactcaggaggctgagacaggagaatcgcttgaacccaggaggcaggggttgcagtgagctgagattgcaccattgcagtccagcttgggtgacagaacgagactccatctaaaaaaaaaaaaaggtagaccCAGGTTTTCAGATTCTCAGTCCCGTGTTCTTCATGTGAAGGCAGTGTATAACTCTTGGCCTGGTATCTGGCATATACATAGTATGTGCTCAGTGAATGAAGCAGTTATCTTTAGAAAATCCTTATTTTCCAGAAATTTGATAAAGTGGAAATTTAGTGGGTCACTACACTAGTTAAACATTGCTTTTGCACTTTAGTAGTTTTAACTGTGTGTGAAATATGGCCATTCTGGTGATTCTTCAGCATTTGTTCCTATTTCTGTGTACCGTACTTGATCCTCTTAACTAGTTACTGTTAtgtggttttcttttgctttaggTACTGGCTCCTCTTCCTGGAGGGATTTCACCACAGACAGGAGTCATCATCCAGCCTCAGCAAATCTTATTTACAGGAAATAAGACTCAAGTTATACCTACGACAGTGGCAGCACCTACACCAGCGCAAGCACAGATAACTGCAACTGGCCAGCAGCAACCGCAGGCCCAGCCTGCTCAAACACAAGCTCCATTGGTCTTACAAGTTGATGGAACTGGGGATACATCGTctgaagaagatgaagatgaagaagaagactatgatgatgatgaggaggaagacaaagagaaagatggaACTGAAGATGGGCAGGTGGAAGAAGTAAGTTTCTAGTAAAATACTTACAATGATTACttgattatttccatttttagttGGTGCAAAACTGGTAAATTATATCctattttttcagagacaggtgCTGTACAACGTAAGATTTTAAAGATAAAGTTAGATTGATTTAACTTTAGTAAGGTTTTTATATTCTGGCTATATTTATCTTCATAAAATACAACTATTTCATATAGCTGGtaataaattataacaaattaaATTGTATTAATATGTGTAGTAAAGAGTGCAGGTAATTCTAACTCTGGCTTACACATTTATAATGTGGCTTAAACATAAGACATTGGTAGATAAATAGATGTGGTTAAGCTTTTGCTTCAGTATTATAAAAAGCATGGCAACATTTGGGGAGAGAGCAAACTCAAGAACCAAATGTcacaaatttattaaatatttaaaaccttTTGGTCCATGTTCTGTACCATTTCCTTAAAAACCCATGTACCCTTAATGTCTGTGTTCTTCTAGAAGCATGTAAGTATGCCTTTGTTTTCCTCACTATTCTAGCTTAGTTACTAGGCTCCAAAAACTATTTGTCCCACcacagttttcattttaattgccTTTGTTAGCCTAAAATGCAGTCTTCTTGTTTCTTAGTACAAAGTTCTTctaaattaagtaatttttttttctaaagaaaacataGTTTATTATTGAATATTGAATAGACACAAATGAATAGAAATGTTTCAAGATAAAAATCATCCTGGTGCCCACCATCtggttaaaataaaattccattattTAAAGCGTCTTGGGTGCCTCTCCCTAATCCCATATTCTTTCCTAGGCCATCAAAGTACCTTTGCTCATACATTTGTGTTGATTAttaattgcttttatattttaccatatatatttatattcctaAATAGCTTATTGTTTAGTTTTGCATGTTTATAACGTAAGTGAAGTAATTATGTATTCTTCTGCAAGTtggtttttttccctcaaaataaTATTCCTGAGGTTTATCCAAGTTGTTGCTTATagctataattattttcattgctgaatataccataattttatttatcaatttttctaaTCCAGTGGACATCAGGATTGTTTCTAATTGTTTACTGTTACAAACAGTTATAAAATATTGTAGTGTATGTCTTCTGGGGACACAAATGCAAGAGGTTCTCTAAATTTTATACCTAAACATTGAACTTCTGGCTCCTAAGGCATGCACTTCTGCAACTTTACAATAAAATGCCAAATCACTTCTGCCATTCAGTACATAATTGTGCAGATGTCCATACTGCCTTATCAATACCTAATAGTGTCAGGCTTCCTAATTTTTGCTGGTCTGATAGGTagaaaatagtatttcattttggttttagttAGCATTTCCTCACTTAGGAGTTTTAGcctctttttgtatatttatttgatatttgtgTTTTGTGTGGAAGTGCTTATTGAGGTCTCTTGCCCATATTCCCCCTAAATTCTTTATAGTTTGAATGCTACTCTTAAGTAACATGTTTTATTACCTTTTCCAGTTGTTTATTGGTAGTATGGAAATATGTAGAGCGTTTAATATTCATCCTTGAACCAGCCACCTTCCTAATGTCTTTTGTTAGTCCTCATAATGTATCTGTAGATTCTTTTGTATCTTCTGTGTAGACATTCACATCTTATATGAAGAATGGCAGTTTTTTTGTGGCTTGTTGGCTAAGCCTTCCAGAACAATATTGATTAGAAATGGTGATAGCAGGCACCATTCTCTTCTTCTGAAACTGAAAATTAATCTTTGCCATGCGTCACTGTTAAGTTTAATGttcattgtgggtttttttttttttttttaaatggatacCTTCATCAGGTTTAAGTACATTCCCTTCTTtgcattgctttgttttttaaactgtaaGCGGATGTTGCATTTAATTAAACAGTTTTTCTGCGATGATTGATTGTGTAATTTCTCACTGTAATGTTATTTATAATgaatttcattaattaattttctatttgtaaaCCAATCTTGTATTCCTGGGGTAGCATAACttgatcattttatatttctctttttatcaaTTACTGAATTCATTTTGTTGGGGCCTTTTTTGTAGATACTTATGAGTGATAGATACTGTCTGTGATTTTCTGTTCTCATTCTCTTATGAGGTTTTCAGGTTACATtagctttataaaatgaatttgggGACATGTTTCCTCTattttgagctctttttttttttttcaaagattgtattttattcttctgttgaTATTTATTAAAACATGCCACTACAGATACCTGGGTCTAGTAATCTCATGCCCTTCAAGTATTTTGTTTCCGTTTGAGACCTTTTtgataaattatgtttttctagGACTCTCTgtatatttatctaaattttcaAGTTGATTAACATAAAGTGAATCATGATATTGTCTTTTTGATGCCAGAATCCTTTGTCATCTTCATTCCTGATATAATTATTGTGccatctctttttttcctgttcagtCTTGTCAGGGGTGTGTagatttcatcagtgttttcaaAGACTAAACTTTTAGCTTTATTCTCTCTAGTgtgtttttcccattttattcttttctattctattctgacTTAACTGTTTTGTTTGTAAAGAATATGatctgtgtgatgtgtgaatcctTTGAAATTGCTTGAGACTTGCTTGATTTGgtcagtttttggtttttggtttttgtatatgctttgaaaagaatgtgttttctgcaCCTGTTTGGTACTTGTATGTGTCTGTTAGACTTACATTTTTACACTGGCAGTAGGTTTGCTCAGATGCTCTTTGTGTATCCTTGATATTTTTTGTGTGCTtgatcctttcttttctttttttttttttttttttgagacggagtcttgctctgttgcccagcctggagcgcagtggcatgatctcggctcactgcagctccaccccccggattcatgccattctcctgcctcagcctcctgagcaggtgggactacaggcgcctgccacctcgtccccctaattttttgtatttttagtagagatggggtttcaccatgttagctaggatgggcTCGAtttcctaaccttgtgatccgcccacctcggcctctcaaagtgctgggattacaggcgtgagccaccgggcccggccactTGATCCATTTTTTACTACTGAGTGAGTTATGTTCATGTCTCCTACTATGGTAGTTGATAcgtttcttcttgtttttctgccatttttcctttttatattttgagcCTCAAAACAGGTGCATGTAAGTTTCacattcattgtttttttctcagtGAATTGAACCATTTATGATCATATGTCTTAATTTATTGCTAGTAATTTTTTTGTTAACCATAAAGTCTGTTTGTGTAATACTAATAGAGCTGTACCATCTTTGTTGTGGTTAGAATTTGCCAGGTACagcttttttcattctttcacttttCAAACATTTTGGATCTGTAAACTTTAGGTTTATCTTTTTAAGGTAGAATATTGCTATTTATGCTATTTGTTGCAAAACTTTTACATCAGCCAAGACTGTTCAGTAGGGACAGAATAGTCTTCAACAAATTATGCTTGGACaattagatatccacatgcaaaagagttAAGTTGGACCCCTATggcataccatatacaaaaattaactcaaagtggattagGGACCCACATCTAGGagctgaaattataaaactcttagaagaaaacatagggataAATCTCCATAGCTTTGgcaacagtttctttttttttttgagacagagtctcgctctgtcactcaggccagagtacaagtgatgcgatctcggctcactgcaagctccacctcccgggttcacgccattctcctgcctcagcctcctgagtagctgggactacaggtgcctgccaccatgcctggctaattttttgtattttttttttttttagtagagatggagtttcaccatgttagacagggtggtctcgatctcctgaccttgtaatccacccgcctcagcctcccaaagtactgggattacagacatgagccaccgtgcccagccgctgGCAACAgtttcttagacatgacacccAGAGTACAAGCAATCAAAGAAAAAGTGGACTTTGTAGATTAAAAAGgtgttttttatctttgttttttgagacagaatctcactctgttggggctggagtgcagtggcatgattgtggctcgctgcagcctcagcaTCTTGACTTCCGGGACTagagtgttcctcctgcctcagcctcctgagtagctgggagaaaatatttgcaaatcatgtatttgATAAGGATCtactatccagaatatataaagaactcttaaacagtgtaacaacaaaaagataacGCAGTTAAAAActggcaaaggacttgaataggcgtttctccaaagaagatacacaaataggcaacaagcatgtgaaaagatgctcagcatcattagtcattagagaaatgcaaatgaaaaccacagtgagataaccacttcacacctactagAATAGCTatactcaaaaaagaaagagaaaataaatgtaggtgaggatttggagaaattgtaacccttgtgcattgttggtggaaatgtaaaatggtacagctgctgtggaaaacagtttgatagTCCTCAAAAATTAAGTATAGAATTatccatatgacccagcagttccactctTTATATAcacaagagaactgaaaatatgtttttcaacaaaaacttgtatatgaCTCTTCATAGCAGCCCTATTTATGATACCTAAATGGTAtaaacccaaatgttcatcagctgatAAATGCACTGATAACAGTGggatattatttagccataaaaaggaatgaagtattcgTATATGctgcaacatgggtgaaccttgaaaacatgctataTGAAAGACATCAGCCACACAACACCATatatcatatgattccatttatatgaaaaatgCAAATCCATACAGACAGCAGATTATAGATTGCCAGGGGAcagggagaatggggagtgacAGCTTAATGGGTAAGagtgatgaaatgttctggaactaggtAGTGGTGAATGTTATATACA encodes:
- the LOC105467641 gene encoding transcription initiation factor IIA subunit 1 isoform X3; the protein is MELKTLWENKLMQSRAVDGFHSEEQQLLLQVQQQHQPQQQQHHHHHHHQQAQPQQTVPQQAQTQQVLIPASQQATAPQVIVPDSKLIQHMNASNMSAAATAATLALPAGVTPVQQILTNSGQLLQVVRAANGAQYIFQPQQSVVLQQQVIPQMQPGGVQAPVIQQVLAPLPGGISPQTGVIIQPQQILFTGNKTQVIPTTVAAPTPAQAQITATGQQQPQAQPAQTQAPLVLQVDGTGDTSSEEDEDEEEDYDDDEEEDKEKDGTEDGQVEEEPLNSEDDVSDEEGQELFDTENVVVCQYDKIHRSKNKWKFHLKDGIMNLNGRDYIFSKAIGDAEW